Proteins co-encoded in one Lates calcarifer isolate ASB-BC8 linkage group LG17, TLL_Latcal_v3, whole genome shotgun sequence genomic window:
- the si:ch73-61d6.3 gene encoding occludin isoform X1, with amino-acid sequence MRLLISLLLENTELDSSSQHYESPPVYSPPFTPPSNNGFGPPGSFHGPQSDYNAYPPPPGSYYIEDRPQHFYKWLSPPGIIKAMMAVVIVLCVAIFACVASTLMWDYQYGYMGMGYYGSGMGYGSGYGGSYGSGYGGYGGYGGYGNYYGSYISPYSAKTAMIAMAAINFIGALAFFIASFSKSNMVRTRKFFLALLITSIIMAVLQGIINIVYIVGVNPMAQSSSSMMYNPMLMMCQNLYQTSYSQMGGVGGFPMYNQYLYHYCFVDPQEGVAMVCGFLVVIALGVAAFFAHRTRGKIWRYGKPNIYWEEPLVGGKASEGRDVEEWVNNVEESRSVQDAPTLLVSEKGGGLLNASANSVISYPPAKVDSSSYNGDTFDNNEYSERTTSRPSEVFSHGGGTSSSPSEETGGGRKPSANRGKRRRRNPELDESQYETEYTTGGETGNELDTEEWESMYPEITSDAQRHDYKREFDADLKEYKRLCADMDDINDQMNKLSRQLDTLDDTSAKYQAVAEEYNQLKDLKQTSDYQSKKRECRRLRHKLFHIKRMVKEYDRNHS; translated from the exons ATGAGATTACTCAtatcactgctgctggaaaacacagagctggACAGCTCTTCCCAG CACTACGAGAGTCCGCCTGTTTACAGCCCTCCGTTCACCCCTCCATCCAACAACGGCTTTGGCCCTCCAGGCAGCTTCCATGGCCCTCAGAGCGATTACAACGCGTATCCGCCTCCGCCGGGATCTTACTACATTGAGGACAGACCGCAGCACTTCTACAAATGGCTGTCGCCCCCTGGGATCATCAAGGCCATGATGGCTGTGGTGATAGTGCTGTGCGTGGCGATATTTGCCTGCGTGGCCTCCACTCTCATGTGGGACTACCAGTACGGATACATGGGAATGGGTTACTATGGTTCCGGGATGGGCTACGGCAGTGGATACGGGGGCAGCTACGGCTCGGGATACGGAGGTTATGGGGGTTATGGAGGCTATGGCAACTACTATGGCTCCTACATCTCACCCTACTCAGCCAAAACTGCCATGATTGCCATGGCAGCTATTAACTTCATAGGAGCGCTGGCGTTCTTCATCGCCAGCTTCTCTAAATCCAACATGGTGCGCACCAGGAAGTTCTTTCTGGCCCTCCTGATAACCAGCATCATCATGGCTGTCCTGCAG GGCATCATTAACATCGTCTACATCGTCGGAGTGAACCCCATGGCCCAGAGCTCATCCAGTATGATGTACAATCCGATGCTCATGATGTGTCAGAACCTCTACCAGACCAGCTACTCACAGATGGGAGGAGTGGGAGGCTTCCCCATGTACAACCAGTACCTCTACCATTACTGCTTTGTGGACCCACAGGAG GGAGTTGCCATGGTGTGTGGATTCCTGGTTGTAATCGCTCTGGGTGTTGCAGCTTTCTTTGCACACAGAACTAGAGGGAAGATCTGGCGCTATGGGAAACCAAACATCTACTGGGAGGAGCCTCTGGTCGGAGGGAAGGCCTCAGAGGGCAGAGATGTAGAGGAATGG GTGAACAATGTGGAGGAAAGCCGCAGTGTTCAGGACGCCCCTACCCTGCTGGTGTCGGAGAAGGGGGGCGGGCTGCTCAACGCCTCGGCCAACAGCGTCATCTCCTACCCCCCGGCCAAGGTGGACAGCAGCTCCTATAACGGAGACACCTTTGACAACAACGA GTACTCAGAGAGAACCACCAGCCGGCCATCGGAGGTCTTCTCCCATGGCGGAGGGACCAGCTCCAGCCCTTCAGAGGAGACAGGCGGGGGACGCAAGCCCTCCGCCAACAGGGGCAAGAGACGCAGACGTAACCCGGAGCTGGACGAGTCTCAGTATGAGACGGAGTACACCActggaggagagacaggcaATGAACTCGACACAGAAGAGTGGGAGAG catgtATCCGGAGATAACCTCTGATGCTCAGCGTCACGATTATAAGAGAGAGTTTGATGCCGACCTGAAGGAATACAAGCGTCTGTGTGCTGACATGGACGACATCAACGATCAGATGAACAAACTCAGCCGGCAGCTGGACACACTGGATGACACCTCTGCCAAATACCAG GCTGTAGCAGAGGAATATAATCAACTAAAGGATCTGAAGCAG aCGTCAGACTACCAGTCTAAGAAGAGAGAGTGTCGCAGGCTGAGACACAAACTGTTCCACATCAAACGCATGGTGAAGGAGTACGACAGGAACCACTCGTGA
- the si:ch73-61d6.3 gene encoding occludin isoform X2 yields MFDKQHYESPPVYSPPFTPPSNNGFGPPGSFHGPQSDYNAYPPPPGSYYIEDRPQHFYKWLSPPGIIKAMMAVVIVLCVAIFACVASTLMWDYQYGYMGMGYYGSGMGYGSGYGGSYGSGYGGYGGYGGYGNYYGSYISPYSAKTAMIAMAAINFIGALAFFIASFSKSNMVRTRKFFLALLITSIIMAVLQGIINIVYIVGVNPMAQSSSSMMYNPMLMMCQNLYQTSYSQMGGVGGFPMYNQYLYHYCFVDPQEGVAMVCGFLVVIALGVAAFFAHRTRGKIWRYGKPNIYWEEPLVGGKASEGRDVEEWVNNVEESRSVQDAPTLLVSEKGGGLLNASANSVISYPPAKVDSSSYNGDTFDNNEYSERTTSRPSEVFSHGGGTSSSPSEETGGGRKPSANRGKRRRRNPELDESQYETEYTTGGETGNELDTEEWESMYPEITSDAQRHDYKREFDADLKEYKRLCADMDDINDQMNKLSRQLDTLDDTSAKYQAVAEEYNQLKDLKQTSDYQSKKRECRRLRHKLFHIKRMVKEYDRNHS; encoded by the exons ATGTTTGACAAACAGCACTACGAGAGTCCGCCTGTTTACAGCCCTCCGTTCACCCCTCCATCCAACAACGGCTTTGGCCCTCCAGGCAGCTTCCATGGCCCTCAGAGCGATTACAACGCGTATCCGCCTCCGCCGGGATCTTACTACATTGAGGACAGACCGCAGCACTTCTACAAATGGCTGTCGCCCCCTGGGATCATCAAGGCCATGATGGCTGTGGTGATAGTGCTGTGCGTGGCGATATTTGCCTGCGTGGCCTCCACTCTCATGTGGGACTACCAGTACGGATACATGGGAATGGGTTACTATGGTTCCGGGATGGGCTACGGCAGTGGATACGGGGGCAGCTACGGCTCGGGATACGGAGGTTATGGGGGTTATGGAGGCTATGGCAACTACTATGGCTCCTACATCTCACCCTACTCAGCCAAAACTGCCATGATTGCCATGGCAGCTATTAACTTCATAGGAGCGCTGGCGTTCTTCATCGCCAGCTTCTCTAAATCCAACATGGTGCGCACCAGGAAGTTCTTTCTGGCCCTCCTGATAACCAGCATCATCATGGCTGTCCTGCAG GGCATCATTAACATCGTCTACATCGTCGGAGTGAACCCCATGGCCCAGAGCTCATCCAGTATGATGTACAATCCGATGCTCATGATGTGTCAGAACCTCTACCAGACCAGCTACTCACAGATGGGAGGAGTGGGAGGCTTCCCCATGTACAACCAGTACCTCTACCATTACTGCTTTGTGGACCCACAGGAG GGAGTTGCCATGGTGTGTGGATTCCTGGTTGTAATCGCTCTGGGTGTTGCAGCTTTCTTTGCACACAGAACTAGAGGGAAGATCTGGCGCTATGGGAAACCAAACATCTACTGGGAGGAGCCTCTGGTCGGAGGGAAGGCCTCAGAGGGCAGAGATGTAGAGGAATGG GTGAACAATGTGGAGGAAAGCCGCAGTGTTCAGGACGCCCCTACCCTGCTGGTGTCGGAGAAGGGGGGCGGGCTGCTCAACGCCTCGGCCAACAGCGTCATCTCCTACCCCCCGGCCAAGGTGGACAGCAGCTCCTATAACGGAGACACCTTTGACAACAACGA GTACTCAGAGAGAACCACCAGCCGGCCATCGGAGGTCTTCTCCCATGGCGGAGGGACCAGCTCCAGCCCTTCAGAGGAGACAGGCGGGGGACGCAAGCCCTCCGCCAACAGGGGCAAGAGACGCAGACGTAACCCGGAGCTGGACGAGTCTCAGTATGAGACGGAGTACACCActggaggagagacaggcaATGAACTCGACACAGAAGAGTGGGAGAG catgtATCCGGAGATAACCTCTGATGCTCAGCGTCACGATTATAAGAGAGAGTTTGATGCCGACCTGAAGGAATACAAGCGTCTGTGTGCTGACATGGACGACATCAACGATCAGATGAACAAACTCAGCCGGCAGCTGGACACACTGGATGACACCTCTGCCAAATACCAG GCTGTAGCAGAGGAATATAATCAACTAAAGGATCTGAAGCAG aCGTCAGACTACCAGTCTAAGAAGAGAGAGTGTCGCAGGCTGAGACACAAACTGTTCCACATCAAACGCATGGTGAAGGAGTACGACAGGAACCACTCGTGA